In one window of Pseudomonas sp. IAC-BECa141 DNA:
- a CDS encoding aldolase, whose product MAHTLTGSARAARCAPLNLDSEAIITARLELAACFQLAALHGLEEGICNHFSAMLPGHADLFLVNPYGYAFSEVTAHNLLVCDFDGNVVDGAGQPEATAFYIHARLHQRLPRVKVAFHTHMPNATALCLLEGPPLLWLSQTALKFYGRTAVDEHYNGLALDAREGDRIAGVMGEADILFLKNHGVIVAAPTIAEAWDDLYYLERAAQVQLLAMATQRELKPVPHAVAQRAYEQMREGDPESARAHLHSAMRRLSSRE is encoded by the coding sequence ATGGCCCATACCCTGACCGGCAGCGCCCGAGCTGCGCGTTGCGCCCCGTTGAACCTCGACAGCGAAGCCATCATCACCGCTCGCCTAGAGCTTGCGGCGTGCTTTCAACTGGCGGCGTTGCATGGATTGGAAGAGGGGATCTGCAATCACTTTTCGGCGATGTTGCCTGGGCACGCTGACCTGTTTCTGGTCAATCCCTACGGCTATGCATTTTCCGAAGTCACGGCGCACAACCTGCTGGTCTGCGACTTCGATGGCAACGTGGTGGACGGTGCGGGCCAACCGGAGGCCACTGCTTTCTATATTCATGCGCGGCTGCACCAGCGGCTGCCTCGGGTGAAGGTCGCGTTCCACACCCACATGCCGAACGCGACGGCGTTGTGCCTGCTGGAGGGGCCGCCGCTGTTGTGGCTGAGTCAAACCGCGCTGAAATTTTACGGGCGCACGGCGGTGGACGAGCATTACAACGGGCTGGCGCTGGACGCGCGTGAGGGCGACCGGATTGCCGGGGTCATGGGCGAGGCCGACATTCTGTTTCTCAAGAACCACGGGGTGATTGTCGCGGCGCCGACCATCGCCGAAGCCTGGGACGATCTGTATTACCTGGAGCGTGCCGCGCAGGTGCAACTGCTGGCGATGGCCACGCAACGGGAGCTCAAACCGGTGCCGCACGCGGTTGCGCAACGGGCGTACGAGCAGATGCGCGAGGGCGATCCGGAAAGTGCGCGGGCGCATCTGCACAGTGCGATGCGGCGGTTGTCGAGCCGGGAGTGA
- a CDS encoding haloacid dehalogenase type II, producing the protein MTLIHTPRPQWLTFDCYGTLIQWDEGLRAVAERILSEKGEHGVDAGRLIEVYDRHEHRLEQTPPHRSFRELSTLGLQLALEELGLASASEDSQRLAAAIPQMPPFLEVVDTLAQLKAKGFKLCIVSNTDDDIIAGNVAQLGGHIDRVITAQQAGAYKPAPRLFDYAHEQLGVSRDQVVHICASPMLDHTAARDMHFRCVWIDRGTGRQLLPDYRPDAILNTLDEVLPLFSSLGWS; encoded by the coding sequence ATGACGTTGATCCACACACCGCGCCCGCAATGGCTGACCTTCGATTGCTACGGCACCTTGATTCAATGGGACGAAGGCCTGCGCGCCGTGGCCGAGCGGATCCTGAGCGAAAAAGGTGAACACGGGGTCGACGCCGGGCGCCTGATCGAGGTCTACGACCGCCACGAACATCGCCTGGAACAGACGCCGCCGCACCGCTCGTTTCGTGAGCTGAGCACCCTCGGCCTGCAATTGGCCCTGGAGGAACTGGGCCTGGCGAGTGCCAGCGAAGACAGCCAACGCCTGGCCGCCGCGATCCCGCAGATGCCGCCGTTTCTCGAAGTCGTCGACACCCTCGCGCAGCTCAAGGCCAAGGGTTTCAAGCTGTGCATCGTCTCCAATACCGATGACGACATCATCGCCGGCAACGTCGCTCAACTGGGTGGCCACATCGACCGGGTGATCACCGCGCAACAGGCCGGCGCCTACAAACCGGCGCCCCGGCTGTTCGACTACGCTCATGAGCAACTGGGCGTCAGCCGCGATCAGGTGGTGCACATCTGCGCCAGCCCGATGCTCGATCACACGGCGGCTCGCGACATGCATTTTCGCTGCGTCTGGATCGACCGTGGCACCGGTCGTCAGTTGCTGCCGGACTATCGGCCCGACGCGATTCTCAACACGCTGGACGAAGTCCTTCCGTTGTTCTCATCCCTTGGCTGGTCATAA
- a CDS encoding LysR substrate-binding domain-containing protein: protein MLDLELLKTFVCVVDEGSFTRAAERVHRTQSTVSQQVRKLEELVGHALLLRDRTGLNVSVTEHGELLIHYARRLLALSAEASEALASDLDLEILRIGMPEDFDARRMALILAGFTRSHPQARLETVSGMSLDLRQRLDSGEIDIALIKREPDSGPAWATWPERLVWVKGAEFDSSSGVLPLALFPQGCLYRQRAIRLLDVAQRPWRVAFGSHSLTGIQAAVASGLGVSVLPASAVLPEHRVCTDLPPLPPTELALVSREGVLSGLQRGLVEFLRGELGVDAGGFA from the coding sequence ATGCTGGATCTGGAACTGCTGAAAACCTTCGTCTGCGTGGTCGATGAAGGCAGCTTCACCCGCGCCGCCGAACGCGTCCATCGCACCCAATCCACGGTCAGCCAACAGGTGCGCAAACTCGAAGAACTGGTCGGCCACGCCCTGCTGTTGCGTGATCGCACCGGGCTGAACGTCAGCGTCACCGAGCACGGCGAACTGCTGATCCACTATGCCCGTCGCCTGCTGGCCTTGTCCGCCGAGGCCAGCGAAGCCCTGGCCAGCGATCTGGACCTGGAAATCCTGCGCATCGGCATGCCGGAAGACTTCGACGCCCGGCGCATGGCGCTGATCCTCGCCGGCTTCACCCGCAGCCACCCGCAAGCGCGGCTGGAAACCGTCAGCGGCATGAGCCTCGACCTGCGCCAACGCCTCGACAGCGGCGAAATCGACATCGCCCTGATCAAACGCGAACCCGACAGCGGCCCCGCCTGGGCGACCTGGCCGGAGCGACTGGTGTGGGTCAAGGGCGCGGAGTTCGACTCATCCAGCGGCGTGTTGCCTCTGGCGCTGTTTCCTCAAGGCTGCCTTTACCGACAACGGGCGATTCGCCTGCTCGACGTGGCGCAACGCCCCTGGCGTGTGGCCTTCGGCAGCCACAGCCTGACCGGCATTCAGGCGGCGGTGGCCTCAGGGCTTGGGGTTTCGGTGCTGCCGGCTTCGGCAGTGTTGCCGGAGCATCGGGTGTGCACGGACTTGCCGCCATTGCCGCCGACGGAGCTGGCACTGGTCAGTCGCGAGGGGGTGTTGAGTGGATTGCAGCGGGGGCTGGTGGAGTTTTTGCGGGGGGAATTGGGGGTGGATGCGGGGGGATTTGCTTGA
- a CDS encoding ribonuclease T2, whose product MKKLFTIMALIALTVGSIGLSSARQSHANKAPTESVAGVFDYYLLTLSWSPTFCLTHKDDPQCTGKGYGFVLHGLWPQYARGGWPESCPPLTNLSAAETAKGLTLFPTKKLLDHEWSKHGTCSGLGAMGYLDEADKAVAAVNIPEELQPFSSSYYFEAQEIADLFRKSNPGIPSDGIAVICNGPELSEVRVCMGKDLQFGACGKGVKTQCRAGDIRVPPSR is encoded by the coding sequence ATGAAAAAGCTTTTTACAATTATGGCGCTGATTGCGCTGACGGTCGGTAGCATCGGCCTGAGTTCGGCGCGCCAGTCACACGCCAACAAGGCACCGACGGAGTCGGTGGCGGGGGTGTTCGATTACTACCTGCTGACGTTGTCCTGGTCGCCGACCTTTTGCCTGACCCATAAGGACGATCCGCAATGCACCGGCAAGGGTTACGGTTTTGTCCTGCATGGCCTGTGGCCGCAATACGCCAGGGGCGGCTGGCCGGAATCCTGCCCGCCGCTGACCAACCTGTCGGCCGCCGAAACGGCCAAAGGTCTGACGCTGTTCCCGACCAAAAAACTGCTCGATCACGAATGGAGCAAGCACGGCACCTGCAGCGGCCTCGGCGCTATGGGTTATCTGGACGAAGCGGACAAAGCCGTGGCCGCGGTGAACATCCCGGAAGAGTTGCAACCGTTCAGTAGCTCTTATTACTTCGAAGCGCAGGAAATTGCCGACCTGTTCCGCAAGAGCAATCCGGGCATCCCGTCAGACGGTATCGCCGTGATCTGCAACGGCCCGGAACTGTCGGAAGTGCGCGTGTGCATGGGCAAGGACCTGCAATTCGGCGCGTGCGGCAAGGGCGTGAAAACCCAGTGCCGGGCGGGGGATATTCGAGTGCCGCCATCGCGTTGA
- a CDS encoding copper resistance system multicopper oxidase: MPSTTSRRTFVKGLAASGLLGGLGLWRTPVWALNSPGQVNELSGTDFELFIGETPVNFTGQPRTALTINGSLPGPLLRWREGDTVTLRVRNRLKVDTSIHWHGILLPANMDGVPGLSFKGIEPGGVYVYQFKVRQHGTYWYHSHSGLQEQAGVYGPLVIDAREPEPFQYDRDYVVMLSDWTDEDPASLMKTLKKQSDYYNFHKRTVGDFIHDVSEKGWGATVADRTMWAQMKMNPTDIADVSGATYTFLMNGHAPDDNWTGLFRPGEKLRLRLINGSAMSYFDVRIPGLKMTVVAADGLHVKPISVDELRIAVAETYDVIVEPTAEAYTLFAQAMDRTGYARGTLAARAGLSAPVPAPDPRPLVTMDDMGMGGMDHGSMDMSDMSGMDHAGMNMGPMQSHPDSEKDNPLVDMQAMTTAPKLDDPGLGLRNNGRRVLTYADLRSTFEDPDGRDPGRTIELHLTGHMEKFAWSFNGIKFSDAEPLRLKYGERIRLILVNDTMMTHPIHLHGMWSDLEDENGDFKVRKHTIDMPPGTRRTYRVTADALGRWAYHCHLLYHMEMGMFREVRVEE; this comes from the coding sequence ATGCCTTCCACCACGTCAAGACGTACCTTCGTCAAAGGCCTTGCCGCCAGCGGTCTGCTCGGCGGCCTCGGCCTGTGGCGCACGCCGGTCTGGGCCTTGAACAGCCCCGGCCAAGTGAACGAATTGAGCGGCACCGACTTCGAACTGTTCATCGGCGAAACCCCGGTCAACTTCACTGGCCAGCCCCGCACAGCACTGACCATTAATGGCAGTCTGCCCGGCCCGCTATTGCGCTGGCGCGAAGGCGACACCGTGACGTTGCGAGTGCGCAACCGACTCAAGGTCGACACCTCGATCCACTGGCACGGCATTCTGCTGCCGGCCAACATGGACGGCGTGCCGGGCCTGAGTTTCAAGGGCATCGAGCCGGGCGGCGTGTACGTCTACCAATTCAAGGTCCGCCAGCACGGCACCTACTGGTATCACAGCCACTCCGGGTTGCAGGAACAGGCCGGCGTCTACGGCCCGCTGGTGATCGATGCCCGGGAGCCGGAGCCGTTCCAGTACGACCGCGACTACGTGGTGATGCTCAGCGACTGGACCGACGAAGACCCGGCCAGCCTGATGAAGACCCTGAAAAAGCAGTCCGATTACTACAACTTCCACAAGCGCACAGTCGGCGATTTCATCCATGACGTCAGCGAAAAAGGCTGGGGCGCCACCGTCGCCGATCGCACGATGTGGGCCCAGATGAAGATGAATCCCACCGACATCGCCGATGTCAGCGGCGCCACGTACACCTTTCTGATGAATGGCCACGCACCCGATGACAACTGGACGGGACTGTTCCGGCCCGGTGAAAAGCTGCGTCTGCGGCTGATCAACGGCTCGGCCATGAGCTACTTCGACGTGCGCATCCCCGGCTTGAAAATGACCGTGGTCGCCGCCGACGGCCTGCACGTCAAGCCGATCAGCGTCGATGAGCTGCGCATCGCCGTGGCGGAAACCTATGACGTGATCGTCGAGCCCACCGCCGAGGCCTACACCCTGTTCGCCCAGGCCATGGACCGCACCGGCTACGCCCGAGGCACCCTCGCCGCCCGCGCCGGTTTGTCGGCCCCGGTGCCGGCACCGGACCCACGCCCGCTGGTGACCATGGACGACATGGGCATGGGCGGCATGGACCATGGCTCGATGGACATGAGCGATATGAGTGGCATGGACCACGCCGGCATGAACATGGGCCCGATGCAGTCGCACCCCGACAGCGAAAAGGACAACCCGCTGGTGGACATGCAAGCCATGACCACCGCCCCGAAACTCGACGACCCCGGCCTCGGCCTGCGCAACAACGGCCGCCGTGTGCTGACCTACGCCGACCTGCGCAGCACGTTCGAAGACCCGGACGGCCGCGACCCGGGCCGCACCATCGAGTTGCACCTCACCGGCCACATGGAGAAATTCGCCTGGTCGTTCAACGGCATCAAATTCTCCGACGCCGAGCCGCTGCGTCTGAAATACGGCGAGCGCATCCGCCTGATTTTGGTCAACGACACCATGATGACCCACCCCATTCACCTGCACGGTATGTGGAGCGATCTGGAGGACGAAAACGGCGACTTCAAGGTGCGCAAACACACCATCGACATGCCGCCCGGCACCCGCCGCACTTACCGCGTCACCGCCGATGCGCTCGGCCGTTGGGCCTATCACTGCCATCTCCTGTACCACATGGAAATGGGCATGTTCCGCGAAGTGCGGGTGGAAGAATGA
- a CDS encoding copper resistance protein B yields MTRFAAFSLSLLSMSQTFAASDMQGMDHSQMADMQGMDHSQMGDMQSMDDGMMQPAAPTESRTPIPALTDADRAAVFTSHAGHQVHDSAINTYFLADKLEWQDADDASTLAWDLSGWIGGDIDRLWLRSEGERSNGKTEDAEIQALWGHAISPWWDVVSGVRQDFKPGAPQTWAAFGLQGMALYNFEAEATAFLGENGQSAMRLEGDYDILLTNRLILQPTAELNVYGKNDPQRGIGSGLSNTEVGLRLRYEIRREFAPYIGVTWNRSYGNTADYAREEGEDRSEARLVLGVRLWF; encoded by the coding sequence ATGACTCGATTTGCCGCGTTTTCCTTGTCACTCCTGTCGATGTCCCAGACCTTCGCCGCCAGCGACATGCAGGGCATGGATCACAGCCAGATGGCTGACATGCAAGGCATGGATCACAGTCAAATGGGTGATATGCAAAGCATGGACGACGGCATGATGCAGCCCGCCGCGCCGACCGAAAGCCGCACGCCGATCCCGGCGCTGACCGACGCCGACCGCGCCGCCGTGTTCACCAGCCACGCCGGACACCAGGTTCACGACAGCGCCATCAACACTTACTTCCTCGCCGACAAACTCGAATGGCAGGATGCCGACGACGCCAGCACCCTGGCCTGGGATTTGTCCGGCTGGATCGGCGGCGACATCGATCGGCTGTGGCTGCGCTCCGAGGGCGAACGCAGCAACGGCAAAACCGAAGACGCGGAGATCCAGGCGCTGTGGGGCCACGCGATTTCGCCGTGGTGGGACGTGGTCAGCGGCGTGCGCCAGGATTTCAAGCCCGGCGCACCGCAAACCTGGGCCGCGTTCGGTCTGCAGGGCATGGCGCTGTACAACTTCGAAGCCGAAGCCACGGCGTTTCTCGGCGAAAACGGCCAGAGCGCGATGCGGCTCGAAGGCGACTACGACATCCTGTTGACCAACCGCCTGATCCTGCAGCCCACCGCCGAACTCAACGTCTACGGCAAAAACGACCCGCAACGCGGGATCGGCTCGGGCCTGTCGAACACTGAAGTCGGGTTGCGGTTGCGCTACGAAATCCGCCGCGAATTCGCGCCCTACATCGGCGTGACCTGGAATCGCTCTTACGGCAACACCGCCGATTACGCCCGGGAAGAAGGCGAGGATCGCAGCGAAGCGCGACTCGTCCTCGGCGTGCGGCTGTGGTTCTGA
- the copC gene encoding copper homeostasis periplasmic binding protein CopC — translation MRTLKISLVLASGLLLSTLAQAHPKLLSSTPAEGADGAAPGKIELRFSEDLLTQFSGAKLVMTEMPGMAHSPMPMKAKVSAGSDPKTMLVTPLSPLPAGTYKVEWRAVSSDTHPITGNVTFKVK, via the coding sequence ATGCGCACATTGAAAATCTCCCTCGTCCTCGCCAGCGGTTTGCTCCTGAGCACCCTGGCCCAGGCCCATCCGAAACTGCTGTCGTCGACCCCGGCCGAAGGTGCCGACGGCGCGGCACCCGGCAAGATCGAACTGCGTTTTTCGGAGGATCTGCTGACTCAGTTCTCCGGCGCCAAACTGGTGATGACCGAAATGCCCGGCATGGCCCACTCGCCCATGCCGATGAAGGCCAAAGTCAGCGCCGGCAGCGACCCGAAAACCATGCTCGTCACCCCGCTCTCGCCCTTGCCGGCCGGCACCTACAAGGTCGAATGGCGCGCGGTGTCGTCGGACACGCACCCGATCACCGGCAACGTCACGTTCAAAGTGAAGTGA
- the copD gene encoding copper homeostasis membrane protein CopD, whose amino-acid sequence MAELINILLRLALYVDLLMLFGLALFGLYSVDAVLRFRPMLRGMALIGALLSVAGLVLMTRAMSGETEFAALWPHLQMMVLETDVGLAWTLRMIALIAVMIWPGLWLASMAGAIALASLAWSGHGAMDNAWHLLSDILHLLAAGAWLGAMLALILMARLNALLSEARIRSLADSVKRFESVGAAIVLILSVTGVANYLFIVGPALGEILLGTYGILLAIKVVLFCGMLVLAALNRFHLGPLLEQSLRAGQHQVAANALRRSLALELVIALLIVGLVAWLGTLSPEPG is encoded by the coding sequence ATGGCTGAACTGATCAACATCCTCCTGCGTCTGGCGTTGTATGTGGATTTGCTGATGTTGTTCGGGCTGGCGTTGTTCGGGCTGTACAGCGTTGACGCGGTGCTGCGGTTTCGACCGATGCTGCGCGGGATGGCGTTGATCGGGGCACTGCTCTCAGTAGCGGGACTGGTGCTGATGACCCGCGCCATGAGTGGCGAAACGGAATTCGCGGCGCTGTGGCCGCACCTGCAAATGATGGTGCTGGAAACCGACGTCGGGCTGGCGTGGACGCTGCGGATGATTGCGCTGATCGCCGTGATGATCTGGCCCGGATTGTGGCTGGCGTCGATGGCCGGCGCCATCGCCCTCGCCTCCCTGGCCTGGAGCGGACACGGCGCGATGGATAACGCGTGGCATCTGCTCAGCGACATCCTGCACCTGCTCGCGGCGGGGGCGTGGCTGGGCGCCATGCTCGCGTTGATCTTGATGGCGCGGCTCAATGCATTGCTCAGCGAGGCGCGCATTCGTTCGCTGGCGGATTCCGTCAAACGCTTCGAAAGCGTCGGCGCGGCGATTGTGCTGATCCTGTCGGTGACCGGCGTCGCGAATTACCTGTTCATCGTCGGCCCGGCACTGGGCGAAATCCTGCTTGGCACCTATGGGATTCTGCTGGCGATCAAGGTTGTGTTGTTCTGCGGCATGCTGGTGCTGGCCGCGTTGAACCGCTTCCACCTCGGGCCGTTGCTCGAGCAATCGTTGCGCGCCGGGCAGCATCAAGTGGCAGCAAACGCCCTGCGCCGCAGCTTGGCATTGGAGCTGGTGATTGCGCTGTTGATCGTGGGACTGGTGGCGTGGCTGGGCACGTTGAGCCCGGAACCGGGATGA
- a CDS encoding transporter substrate-binding domain-containing protein → MTIPKSTMIFCGLLAMAGAAQAQESASHLDTVQQQGQLRVCTTGDYKPYTFKRPDGGFEGIDIAMAQSLADSLGVKVEWVQTTWKTLMPDMQAGKCDIGVGGISVTLERQKKAFFSNTLDVDGKIPLVRCADQSKYQTIDQINQPNVRLVEPAGGTNEAFVHAFLPKAQLALHDNVTIFEQLLDNKADVMITDASEALYQQKLKPGLCAVNPSQFMQYGEKAYLLPRDDISWKLYVDQWLHLSKVTGKYQKVLSEWIAVPAAQ, encoded by the coding sequence ATGACAATTCCAAAAAGCACGATGATCTTCTGCGGCCTGCTGGCCATGGCCGGCGCCGCTCAGGCACAAGAGTCGGCCTCGCACCTCGACACCGTTCAGCAACAAGGCCAGTTGCGCGTCTGTACCACCGGCGACTACAAGCCCTACACCTTCAAACGCCCGGACGGCGGATTCGAAGGCATCGACATCGCCATGGCGCAATCCCTGGCCGACAGCCTCGGCGTCAAGGTCGAATGGGTACAGACCACCTGGAAAACCCTGATGCCGGACATGCAGGCCGGCAAATGCGACATCGGTGTGGGCGGCATCTCGGTGACCCTCGAGCGCCAGAAAAAAGCCTTCTTCAGCAACACCCTCGACGTCGACGGCAAGATCCCGCTGGTGCGCTGCGCCGACCAGTCCAAATACCAGACCATCGACCAGATCAACCAGCCGAACGTGCGCCTGGTCGAACCGGCCGGCGGCACCAACGAAGCCTTCGTCCACGCCTTCCTGCCCAAGGCGCAACTGGCGTTGCATGACAACGTGACCATCTTCGAACAACTGCTCGACAACAAGGCCGACGTGATGATCACCGACGCCTCCGAAGCCCTCTACCAACAGAAACTCAAACCCGGCCTGTGCGCCGTCAACCCGAGCCAGTTCATGCAATACGGCGAAAAAGCCTACCTGCTGCCGCGCGACGACATCAGCTGGAAACTCTACGTCGACCAGTGGCTGCACCTGAGCAAAGTCACCGGCAAATACCAGAAAGTCCTGAGCGAATGGATCGCCGTACCCGCGGCCCAGTAA
- a CDS encoding alpha/beta fold hydrolase → MQHVSTRQHWIDTPQGRLFAQSWDAEATHAVPIILLHDSLGCVTLWRDFPERLAQATGRQVIAYDRLGFGRSAAYPGLLPPSFVEDEAKGSFQTVCEYFDVNRFVVLGHSVGGGMAIGCAAAFAQRCQGVVTIAAQAFVETATRDGIREAERQFALPDQMQRLQKYHGDKADWVLRAWVDNWCSEAFGDWNLDAQLRQVRCPVLTLHGERDEYGSIGQPQRIAAQISTEVSVQILPDCGHVPHREYPDAVLASIGDFLKRL, encoded by the coding sequence ATGCAGCACGTTTCCACCCGGCAACACTGGATCGATACACCCCAAGGGCGGCTGTTTGCCCAGAGCTGGGACGCCGAAGCAACGCACGCTGTGCCGATCATCCTGCTCCACGACTCGCTTGGTTGTGTGACGTTATGGCGCGATTTTCCCGAGCGTCTGGCGCAGGCAACCGGGCGACAGGTGATTGCCTATGATCGTTTGGGATTCGGGCGTTCGGCCGCTTATCCGGGGTTGTTACCGCCGAGTTTTGTCGAGGACGAGGCGAAGGGCAGCTTTCAAACTGTCTGCGAATATTTTGATGTGAACCGGTTTGTCGTGCTGGGCCACAGCGTCGGTGGGGGCATGGCAATTGGATGCGCGGCGGCGTTTGCGCAGCGCTGCCAAGGCGTTGTCACCATAGCGGCGCAAGCGTTCGTCGAGACGGCGACGCGGGACGGGATTCGTGAGGCCGAGCGTCAGTTTGCCTTGCCCGATCAAATGCAGCGGTTACAGAAATATCACGGCGACAAGGCCGATTGGGTACTGCGTGCGTGGGTCGATAACTGGTGTTCGGAGGCTTTCGGCGACTGGAATCTGGACGCTCAGTTGCGTCAGGTTCGCTGCCCGGTGCTGACGTTGCACGGCGAGCGGGACGAGTACGGATCAATCGGTCAACCGCAACGCATTGCGGCGCAGATCAGTACTGAAGTCAGTGTGCAGATTCTCCCGGATTGCGGCCATGTTCCGCATCGTGAATACCCCGATGCGGTGCTCGCGAGTATCGGCGATTTTCTGAAGCGTTTGTGA
- a CDS encoding GlxA family transcriptional regulator produces the protein MINVVILAYDGCWGMGVFSATDFFRIVALLEQHLGVGQSYSIQVLSVDGADVSAASGHLIRPDGVLADAKNCDLIVIPPIEGIRLAQGFEPAPETLKWLTERKRQGARVLAMTTGVCYVAAAGLLEHRLIAAHWAFTRQLKQRYPDHDFIAHQSFLHSEGIWSTGTLGGGFDALLEMLAQDRGDHFAQLCATHLLVAAPERLSPILPGHRNHQDAAIFKVQDWIETHHAEAITIAAMGREAGLTERTLKRRFQLATGLSPNVYLQRVRIDKAKKLLLTSGLSVKAIAYEVGYENVSFFVRLFKSHVGQTPAQWRKVAD, from the coding sequence ATGATCAACGTTGTGATTCTGGCGTATGACGGTTGCTGGGGCATGGGCGTGTTTTCGGCGACCGACTTTTTCCGGATCGTCGCCCTGCTCGAACAACACCTTGGCGTGGGCCAAAGCTACAGCATTCAAGTGTTGAGCGTGGATGGCGCCGATGTCAGCGCAGCGAGTGGGCATCTGATCCGACCGGACGGCGTACTGGCCGATGCGAAAAACTGCGACCTGATCGTGATTCCACCGATTGAAGGCATCCGCCTCGCGCAAGGCTTTGAGCCTGCCCCTGAGACCCTGAAATGGCTGACAGAACGCAAACGACAAGGCGCACGCGTCCTGGCGATGACCACCGGCGTTTGCTACGTCGCCGCAGCCGGGCTGCTTGAACACAGGCTCATCGCCGCGCACTGGGCGTTCACCCGCCAGTTGAAGCAACGCTATCCCGACCACGATTTCATCGCCCATCAATCCTTCCTGCATTCAGAGGGCATCTGGAGCACCGGCACCCTCGGCGGCGGCTTCGATGCCTTGCTGGAAATGCTCGCCCAGGATCGCGGCGACCACTTCGCCCAACTCTGCGCCACTCACCTGCTGGTCGCAGCCCCCGAACGCCTGAGCCCGATCCTGCCGGGGCACCGCAATCATCAGGACGCCGCGATATTCAAGGTTCAGGACTGGATCGAAACGCACCACGCAGAAGCAATCACCATAGCCGCCATGGGCCGCGAAGCCGGGTTGACCGAACGCACGCTCAAGCGCCGGTTCCAACTGGCGACCGGTCTTTCACCCAACGTTTATCTACAAAGAGTGCGGATCGACAAAGCGAAGAAACTGCTGCTGACCAGCGGCCTGTCGGTCAAGGCGATTGCCTATGAGGTGGGGTATGAGAACGTGAGTTTCTTTGTGCGGCTGTTTAAAAGTCATGTGGGTCAAACGCCTGCGCAGTGGCGCAAGGTTGCAGACTAA
- a CDS encoding DUF6124 family protein: protein MFKPTPNPPETDPVSPYKFPDSRTLNEAAERALDHYLTPQQRIMGSHTKHDPMYFANPAYDTESLLANASESLGSASEMLNNFAGTLEPAHRKTAIGIAQLVMLGSLAVNQALDNIEPK from the coding sequence ATGTTCAAACCAACACCCAACCCACCAGAAACCGATCCAGTCTCCCCCTACAAATTCCCCGATTCACGAACCCTGAACGAAGCCGCCGAGCGCGCCCTCGATCACTACCTCACCCCGCAGCAGCGGATCATGGGCAGTCACACCAAACACGATCCGATGTACTTCGCCAACCCGGCCTACGACACCGAATCCCTGCTCGCCAACGCCAGCGAATCCTTGGGATCAGCCTCCGAAATGCTCAACAACTTCGCCGGCACCCTGGAACCCGCCCACCGCAAAACCGCCATCGGCATTGCGCAGTTGGTGATGTTGGGATCTTTGGCGGTGAATCAGGCGTTGGATAACATCGAGCCGAAGTAG
- a CDS encoding PAAR domain-containing protein yields MAKPAARITDPTSCPIPGHGPKAIASGSPDVFFDGLAAARKDDICTCGSALASAVSSTVFINGKNAALVGTVGSHGDVVIGGSGTVIIGDSHTPAPFTPPTPMIIHPGWISFTIPGSESYLGMSCVAHFEDGSTQSGNFDITNTVKFLNIRGKVCQKLEFGSQEEPPTGSIFDTLFNASLK; encoded by the coding sequence ATGGCAAAGCCCGCTGCACGCATCACCGATCCCACCAGTTGCCCCATTCCCGGACACGGCCCCAAAGCCATTGCCTCCGGATCCCCCGACGTATTCTTCGACGGACTCGCCGCCGCCCGAAAAGACGACATCTGCACCTGCGGCAGCGCACTGGCCTCCGCCGTATCCAGCACTGTATTCATCAACGGCAAGAATGCCGCGCTGGTTGGCACAGTCGGTTCACATGGAGACGTCGTGATCGGAGGATCGGGAACGGTGATTATTGGTGACTCACATACGCCTGCGCCGTTTACGCCGCCGACGCCGATGATCATTCATCCTGGATGGATCAGCTTCACCATCCCCGGTTCTGAGTCTTACCTAGGCATGAGCTGCGTTGCTCACTTCGAAGATGGTTCTACCCAATCCGGAAATTTTGATATCACCAACACTGTGAAATTTCTCAACATCCGTGGAAAAGTCTGCCAAAAGCTAGAGTTCGGCTCTCAAGAAGAACCACCAACTGGCTCAATTTTCGACACGCTATTCAATGCATCATTGAAATAA